One genomic window of Pecten maximus chromosome 3, xPecMax1.1, whole genome shotgun sequence includes the following:
- the LOC117323301 gene encoding zinc finger FYVE domain-containing protein 1-like: MTSVPRRFDRCRTSKRYCAEKLCCKSERAEATFHCDDCHTDQCYDCVTSIHQSSSKFEFHDRSDIVPPSFDLLCQISLADNSRKCTELNFADLHCEICNINFCFTCFEFYHRGPRRTHRKTNFKDYKSREAQRHLETIVKPTSPVDTEDTSLTFVSCPQIQIDQEVTSSMDSFNSVNSRHSQNGSIPDLCLNSNEKDMINIEEELAASQIDEHHYSSQSFMLLDGREKLQVDDFEDFLVKLGCDEEEQVKVVSIFGNTGDGKSYTLNYTFFGGKEVFKTSSHQESCTIGVWASYDPVTKAIVIDTEGFLGVTANQNQRSRLLLKILAISDVVIYRTRAERLHNDMFQFLCDASTAYTKHFSLELQAAAKRCRKSAADLHPSVIVFHETTNTRVLGEDNGGKPAESDLLDKFQQLDCPMHFKDLKYVGTRTKGTKTDFRKFQAELQEQLENKSHRAARKPEVVYTTLKNLNDKFSGEIEKPVYGTFPDQMFTCSVKCLCCGESCCLSMNHKADQSHNTDKRCKYQHQFGNKVYLCKRCWMGGKQNVVVLKTSESKDNAWMGFAKYVWAGEVLECPHCGVIYRSREKWYGNSHPEEAVTMDIRHVWPDGLQNLQGAQNAARKLVDGMHYIADSISSVGSGPTKMLSDWMADKIAPDYWVPNTQIKECNICSIKLENEQKHHCRACGKGFCDGCSSHRRPVPERGWGENVAVRVCDNCHTDTMTGSSDSTGSNSQTTARRVGEAVTSAIGVAASTFNYPLDMLKDTARPAYWVPDTDIKNCCVCREEFGPKRAIHHCRACGKGVCEACSPSKLPVPIRGWDYPVRVCTKCEKKADELGST, from the exons ATGACATCGGTACCACGGAGGTTTGATAGATGTAGAACATCAAAGCGTTATTGTGCTGAAAAACTCTGTTGCAAATCCGAAAGGGCAGAGGCGACCTTTCACTGTGACGACTGTCACACTGACCAATGTTATGATTGCGTCACAAGCATACACCAGTCCAGTTCAAAATTTGAGTTTCATGACCGTTCAGATATAGTTCCCCCATCGTTTGACTTGTTGTGTCAGATATCACTTGCTGACAATAGCCGAAAGTGCACCGAATTAAACTTTGCAGATCTACACTGTGAAATCTGTAATATTAACTTTTGCTTCACTTGTTTCGAATTTTACCACAGGGGACCTAGAAGAACTCACAGGAAAACTAACTTCAAGGATTACAAATCCCGAGAAGCACAAAGACATTTAGAGACTATTGTAAAACCAACATCTCCTGTGGATACTGAAGACACTTCCTTAACTTTTGTATCCTGTCCACAAATACAAATTGATCAAGAAGTAACAAGCAGTATGGATTCATTCAATAGTGTGAATTCTCGACACAGTCAAAATGGAAGCATACCTGATTTATGTTTGAACTCAAATGAGAAAGACATGATTAATATCGAGGAAGAGCTGGCTGCCAGTCAAATAGACGAACATCATTACAGCAGTCAAAGTTTTATGCTTCTTGATGGCCGAGAAAAGTTACAG GTTGATGATTTTGAAGACTTTTTGGTAAAGCTTGGATGTGATGAAGAGGAACAAGTAAAAGTTGTGTCAATCTTCGGAAACACTGGTGATGGGAAGTCCTACACACTGAATTATACATTTTTTGGTGGAAAAGAGGTTTTTAAAACATCTTCCCACCAAGAATCTTGCACTATAGGAGTCTGGgcttcatatgaccctgtcacAAAAGCCATTGTGATTGACACTGAAGGATTTCTAGGAGTAACAGCAAATCAGAACCAGAGATCACGACTGCTGTTGAAGATCCTGGCTATATCagatgttgttatttatcgTACACGTGCAGAACGCCTTCACAATGACATGTTCCAGTTCCTCTGCGATGCATCTACCGCATATACAAAGCATTTCTCTCTAGAGCTGCAGGCTGCTGCCAAGCGCTGTCGAAAAAGTGCTGCAGATCTCCATCCGTCAGTGATAGTTTTTCATGAAACAACCAATACCAGAGTTCTTGGGGAAGACAATG GCGGTAAGCCAGCGGAGAGTGACCTCTTGGACAAGTTCCAGCAACTTGATTGTCCGATGCATTTTAAGGACCTGAAATATGTTGGGACAAGGACCAAAGGGACCAAAACAGACTTCCGAAAGTTTCAAGCAGAACTCCAGGAACAACTGGAAAACAAGTCTCATAGAGCTGCTAGAAAACCAGAGGTGGTGTATACAACACTTAAG AATTTAAACGACAAGTTCAGCGGTGAGATTGAAAAGCCAGTGTATGGGACATTTCCTGACCAGATGTTTACATGTTCTGTCAAGTGTCTCTGTTGTGG GGAGAGCTGCTGTCTGAGTATGAACCACAAAGCCGACCAATCACATAACACAGACAAGCGATGTAAATACCAACATCAGTTTGGTAACAAGGTCTACTTGTGTAAG AGGTGCTGGATGGGTGGTAAACAAAATGTTGTGGTGCTGAAGACATCCGAATCAAAGGACAACGCATGGATGGGATTCGCTAAATATGTCTGGGCAGG TGAAGTTCTGGAGTGTCCCCACTGTGGAGTTATATACCGGAGTCGAGAGAAGTGGTACGGTAACAGTCACCCAGAGGAAGCTGTTACCATGGATATTAGACACGTATGGCCTGAT ggtCTACAGAACTTACAGGGAGCTCAGAATGCCGCCCGTAAGCTGGTAGATGGTATGCATTACATCGCCGACTCCATCAGCAGTGTGGGGTCAGGACCAACCAAGATGTTGTCTGACTGGATGGCTGACAAAATTGCCCCAGATTACTGGGTTCCCAACACACAGATAAAA GAATGCAATATTTGTTCTATAAAGCTGGAGAATGAACAGAAGCATCATTGTCGTGCATGTGGAAAGGGCTTCTGTGATGGTTGTTCATCTCATCGGAGACCAGTGCCAGAGAGAGGCTGGGGAGAGAACGTTGCTGTTCGTGTGTGTGACAACTGTCATACTGACACAATGACAG GCTCGTCTGACAGTACTGGCAGTAATTCCCAGACCACTGCCAGGCGTGTAGGAGAGGCAGTGACCTCAGCTATTGGTGTGGCAGCCTCAACATTTAACTATCCTCTTG ACATGCTGAAGGACACTGCTAGGCCTGCCTACTGGGTACCAGATACCGATATAAAGAACTGTTGTGTGTGCAGAGAGGAGTTTGGACCTAAGCGGGCCATACATCATTGTAGAGCCTGTGGCAAAGGTGTATGTGAAGCATGCTCCCCTAGCAAACTTCCAGTCCCTATTAGGGGATGGGACTATCCGGTCAGGGTGTGTACAAAGTGTGAGAAAAAGGCAGATGAACTGGGATCTACGTAG
- the LOC117323302 gene encoding RNA polymerase-associated protein RTF1 homolog isoform X1 — MSKRKKSAALIESDSEESDSGSDLEEDLKALTKRKRQDSDSETSESDDDWTMNGEGKKKKKLKQANKKTNRKSAAISSSSESDAESDKHVSEPEEGEVSESGSNSGPAEESEPESDKETFHDEYDENLYGDEEDRKRLEQMTEKEREQILFNRGELRQVLKTRFEIEKKLRQAKKKGLLKKEVNDAAINKSTSQRSTERRKNMEEKKDNKKFAALKDLKAKREEKKKLAEELEKQEQKKKLLKASEIYSDDDDDDDDEDDDDKEDRDEETKSRSRDQDTRGDKSGSESDSSSRSSYSGYNSESDDGSLRSSKRKVQFVSTKEELTKVKLSRHKLEKWCHMPFFVRTVQGCYVRIGIGNHEGQAVYRVAEIIGVVDTAKIYQLGSTRTNKGLKLRHGHSERVYRLEFVSNQDFSDSEFFKWKEAMMLGGLVLPTLDEIEKKFKDIRDALQYKFKENDIEEIVADKLKFKKNPHNYAVKKTLLLKQKEMADIEGDQAGQSKIKQELEQLEERATELDRRRSSNISSISYINQRNRLRNMIDAEEAFKVEVAAMKTATADPFTRRQCRPTIVTKSRDAPSEVDVKLKTEEQKRNSLPELDRPNQNESERGKSDKMHKADPLKFLEPTKQKSTEDLFDVHNFDITIDLEVPSSNPAIAVNNRSAQNVRDPTPRRSLNLEEYKKMKGLI; from the exons ATGTCAAAGCGTAAGAAGAGCGCTGCTTTGATAGAATCCGATAGTGAGGAAAGTGACAGTGGTTCAGATTTGGAAGAA GATTTGAAAGCACTAACAAAAAGAAAACGTCAAGATTCTGACTCAGAAACTTCAGAAAGTGATGATGAT TGGACAATGAATGGAGAaggaaaaaagaagaaaaaattgaaacaagcaaacaagaaaacaaatcGCAAATCTGCAGCAATATCTTCATCATCTGAAAGTGATGCGGAGAGTGACAAACATGTGTCAGAACCTGAGGAAGGAGAAGTGTCCGAATCTGGCAGCAATTCTGGCCCCGCTGAAGAATCAGAACCAGAATCTGACAAAGAAACTTTTCATGATGAATATGATGAAAATCTGTACGGTGATGAAGAAGATAGAAAGAGATTGGAACAAATGACAGAAAAAGAACGAGAACAAATATTATTTAACAGAGGAGAACTTCGACAAGTACTTAAAACAAG GTTTGAAATAGAGAAAAAGCTTCGGCAAGCAAAAAAGAAAGGCCTATTGAAGAAAGAAGTAAATGATGCGGCAATAAATAAATCAACTAGCCAGAGGAGTACAGAAAGACGGAAAAACATGGAAGAGAAAAAGGACAATAAAAAGTTTGCTGCACTCAAAGATCTGAAGGCAAAGcgtgaagaaaagaaaaaattag cTGAAGAGTTAGAAAAGCAGGAACAGAAGAAGAAACTACTCAAAgccagtgaaatatattcagatgacgacgatgatgatgacgatgaagATGACGACGACAAAGAGGATAGAGACGAAGAAACGAAGTCAAGGTCACGGGATCAAgatacaaggggagataaatcaGGGAGTGAATCTGATAGTAGTAGTAGGTCTTCTTACAGTGGCTACAACTCCGAATCAGATGATGG GTCACTTAGAAGTTCGAAGAGGAAAGTACAGTTTGTCAGCACCAAAGAAGAGTTAACAAAAGTTAAACTTTCACGGCATAAGTTAGAGAA GTGGTGTCACATGCCATTCTTCGTAAGGACAGTACAAGGTTGCTACGTAAGGATTGGTATAGGTAACCATGAAGGCCAAGCTGTCTACAGG GTTGCTGAAATTATTGGTGTTGTTGATACAGCCAAGATATACCAACTAGGCAGTACACGTACAAACAAGGGACTTAAACTCAG ACATGGCCACTCAGAAAGAGTGTATCGATTAGAATTTGTCTCCAATCAAGACTTCTCAGACTCTGAATTCTTCAAATGGAAGGAGGCCATGATGTTGGGAGGACTTGTCCTGCCAACTTTGGATGAgattgaaaagaagtttaaagATATACGAGACGCAttacaatataaatttaaagaaaatgacaTTGAAGAG ATTGTGGCTGACAAACTGAAATTTAAGAAGAATCCTCATAATTATGCTGTAAAGAAAACACTGCTTTTAAAACAGAAG GAAATGGCTGACATTGAAGGAGACCAGGCTGGTCAGTCAAAAATCAAACAGGAGCTTGAACAGTTGGAAGAGCGAGCCACAGAGCTTGACCGTAGGAGGTCAAGCAACATCAGCTCCATCAG TTACATCAACCAACGTAACAGGCTTAGGAATATGATAGACGCAGAAGAAGCTTTCAAAGTTGAAGTGGCAGCCATGAAAACTGCTACAGCTGATCCCTTCACACGGCGACAATGTCGACCCACAATTGTGACAAAG TCAAGAGATGCGCCTTCAGAGGTCGATGTAAAACTCAAAACTGAGGAACAAAAACGCAACTCATTACCAGAACTAGATAGGCCAAATCAG AATGAGTCAGAAAGAGGGAAATCAGATAAG ATGCATAAGGCTGATCCACTGAAGTTCCTAGAACCCACCAAACAGAAGTCGACAGAGGATCTTTTTGACGTCCACAACTTTGATATCACTATTGATTTAGAAGTGCCGTCGAGCA ACCCGGCCATAGCTGTGAACAATCGATCTGCCCAGAATGTGAGGGACCCCACTCCACGGCGGTCACTGAACCTGGAGGAGTACAAGAAGATGAAGGGTTTGATATAA